In the genome of Burkholderia diffusa, one region contains:
- a CDS encoding MbcA/ParS/Xre antitoxin family protein has product MSQPAFDPHSAPRQASVAQMSAAGLRAFFNIARDWELTIDEQIVLLGSPGRSTFFKWKAAPESARLPRDTLERLSLLLGIYKSLQILLPQPAAADTWVKRPNDAAPFGGKRALDRMLAGNVGDLVAVRQYLDAMRGGWA; this is encoded by the coding sequence ATGTCACAGCCCGCCTTCGATCCACATTCCGCCCCGCGGCAGGCCTCGGTCGCGCAGATGTCGGCGGCCGGCCTGCGCGCGTTCTTCAACATCGCGCGCGACTGGGAGCTGACGATCGACGAACAGATCGTGCTGCTCGGGTCGCCCGGCCGCTCGACGTTCTTCAAGTGGAAGGCAGCGCCGGAATCGGCGCGCCTGCCGCGCGATACGCTCGAGCGGCTATCGCTGCTGCTCGGCATCTACAAGTCGCTGCAGATCCTGCTGCCGCAGCCGGCCGCGGCCGACACCTGGGTCAAGCGGCCCAACGACGCCGCGCCGTTCGGCGGCAAGCGCGCGCTCGACCGCATGCTTGCCGGCAACGTCGGCGATCTGGTTGCCGTCCGTCAATATCTCGACGCGATGCGGGGTGGTTGGGCGTGA
- a CDS encoding RES family NAD+ phosphorylase, with product MPIEEIRHWPTTIVDWAPAYRVIPTRFPAINLFDRVAAAEDFDALYALESLTNDRIRNEVGTLELVPPAERRYGPGWGPIMAAFTHLNPQGSRFSDGSYGVFYCGRSRDTAIAETRYHSGLFLAATKEAPMRQQMRLYTVYAQGDVADVRTWPQRSPGLLDPLDYSAGQALGRAVRNAGGAGIVYPSVRDPLGECLAAFRTTLLRDCHHAAYLEYNWNGSAIDAVFELNQVG from the coding sequence ATGCCGATCGAAGAAATACGACACTGGCCCACGACCATCGTCGACTGGGCACCTGCCTATCGCGTGATTCCCACCCGTTTTCCGGCCATCAACCTGTTCGACCGCGTCGCGGCCGCCGAGGATTTCGACGCGCTGTATGCGCTCGAATCGCTGACCAACGACCGTATCCGCAACGAAGTCGGCACGCTCGAACTCGTGCCGCCGGCTGAGCGTCGCTACGGCCCCGGCTGGGGGCCGATCATGGCCGCGTTCACGCACCTCAATCCGCAGGGCAGCCGCTTTTCCGACGGCAGCTATGGCGTGTTCTACTGCGGTCGGTCGCGCGATACGGCGATCGCCGAGACGCGTTATCACAGCGGGCTGTTCCTGGCCGCGACGAAGGAGGCACCGATGCGCCAGCAGATGCGGCTGTACACGGTGTACGCGCAGGGCGACGTCGCCGACGTGCGCACGTGGCCGCAGCGCAGCCCGGGGCTGCTCGATCCGCTCGACTACAGCGCCGGGCAGGCGCTCGGCCGCGCGGTGCGCAATGCGGGCGGCGCGGGGATCGTCTATCCGTCGGTGCGCGACCCGCTCGGCGAGTGTCTCGCGGCGTTTCGCACGACGTTGCTGCGCGACTGTCATCACGCGGCATATCTCGAATACAACTGGAACGGCTCCGCGATCGATGCGGTGTTCGAACTGAACCAGGTCGGCTAG
- a CDS encoding metallophosphoesterase, with protein sequence MTPVLCHHPANAAGRDFVVGDLHGCVDVLRALLHDVGFDPARDRLFSVGDLVDRGPASETALELLDRPWCHVVRGNHEEVLSLVSRGKLSPDAWRGIGGDWGADLPPERLHAHAARVDALPLVRVIGDGPARFNVLHAEFFGADAELDTGSYSPDVRERLIWGRDLVQGLADPARQAGLSLTCTGHTPVRAPQRIGAQWFIDTGAFAPSGRLTIVEPRTGKTWSLTQADARARHAGDLPLP encoded by the coding sequence ATGACTCCCGTCCTCTGCCATCATCCCGCGAACGCGGCCGGCCGCGACTTCGTCGTGGGCGATCTGCACGGCTGCGTGGATGTGCTGCGCGCGCTGCTGCACGACGTCGGCTTCGACCCGGCTCGCGACCGGCTGTTCTCGGTCGGCGATCTCGTCGACCGCGGCCCCGCCTCCGAAACCGCGCTCGAACTGCTCGACCGCCCGTGGTGCCATGTGGTGCGCGGCAATCACGAAGAAGTGCTGAGCCTCGTGTCGCGTGGCAAGCTGTCGCCCGACGCGTGGCGTGGAATCGGCGGCGACTGGGGCGCCGATCTCCCGCCGGAACGGCTGCACGCGCATGCGGCGCGCGTCGACGCACTGCCGCTCGTGCGCGTGATTGGCGACGGCCCCGCGCGCTTCAATGTGCTGCACGCGGAATTCTTCGGCGCGGACGCCGAACTCGACACGGGCAGCTATTCGCCCGACGTGCGCGAGCGACTGATCTGGGGGCGCGACCTGGTGCAGGGGCTCGCCGACCCGGCCCGGCAGGCCGGCCTGTCGCTGACCTGCACCGGCCATACGCCCGTGCGCGCGCCGCAGCGCATCGGCGCGCAATGGTTCATCGACACCGGCGCGTTCGCACCGTCGGGACGCCTGACGATCGTCGAGCCGCGCACGGGCAAGACGTGGTCGCTCACGCAGGCCGACGCGCGCGCACGTCACGCGGGCGACTTGCCACTGCCTTAA
- a CDS encoding DUF1345 domain-containing protein, which yields MTLYPQVLRNRPRMVAALAAGVLCAVLLPLQLRPTVRALIGWDCTIWLYLVLMWVRMVTAHHHQVREIAIREDENATTVLTVICIATVASVAAIAIELATAKNVGFRAGLGHYAVTGATLFGAWFLIPTIFTLHYARLYYGSPSGDRALRFPDRNPEPDYWDFLYFAFTLAVASQTADVSLANRSARRAVLAQSILSFYFNMAVLGLSINVAAGLLS from the coding sequence ATGACGCTTTATCCGCAGGTATTACGCAACCGGCCGCGCATGGTCGCCGCCCTCGCCGCCGGCGTGCTGTGCGCGGTGCTGCTGCCGTTGCAGCTGAGGCCGACGGTGCGCGCGCTGATCGGCTGGGATTGCACGATCTGGCTGTATCTCGTGCTGATGTGGGTGCGCATGGTTACCGCGCATCATCATCAGGTGCGCGAGATCGCGATCCGCGAGGACGAGAACGCGACGACCGTGCTGACGGTCATCTGCATCGCGACGGTCGCGAGCGTCGCCGCGATCGCGATCGAACTCGCCACCGCGAAGAACGTGGGCTTTCGCGCCGGGCTCGGCCATTACGCGGTCACGGGCGCGACGCTGTTCGGTGCATGGTTCCTGATTCCGACGATCTTCACGCTGCACTATGCGCGGCTCTATTACGGCTCGCCGAGCGGCGATCGCGCACTGCGGTTCCCCGACCGCAATCCCGAGCCCGATTACTGGGATTTCCTGTATTTCGCGTTTACGCTCGCGGTCGCGTCGCAGACGGCCGACGTGTCGCTTGCGAACCGTTCCGCTCGGCGCGCGGTGCTCGCGCAGTCCATCCTGTCGTTCTACTTCAACATGGCCGTGCTCGGACTGTCGATCAACGTTGCGGCCGGGTTGTTGAGCTGA
- a CDS encoding class I SAM-dependent methyltransferase, with product MSLPASAAKFDPARAHEYAEQSRIALAGYDACHELAACMLAAAIGVPEARLLVVGAGGTGQEICVPAALEPGWAFTAVDPSAPMLALARANVEAAGFAARTQFVEAGVDALPDEPAFDGATLIGVLHHVPGDAAKAALLDAIARRVKPGAPLVIAGNYRRYADHPRLLDAWQQRWRMKGATPDAVRAQLAKILQGADPPAAEETVFALLHDAGFDAPLRFFSSLFWGAWIAARRGA from the coding sequence ATGTCGCTCCCCGCCAGCGCCGCGAAGTTCGATCCGGCACGCGCGCACGAATACGCCGAACAATCCCGCATCGCGCTCGCCGGCTACGACGCGTGCCACGAGCTCGCCGCGTGCATGCTCGCGGCCGCGATCGGCGTGCCCGAGGCGCGGCTCCTCGTCGTGGGTGCAGGCGGCACGGGGCAGGAAATCTGCGTGCCCGCCGCGCTGGAGCCCGGCTGGGCGTTCACGGCCGTCGATCCGTCCGCGCCGATGCTCGCGCTCGCGCGTGCCAACGTCGAAGCGGCGGGTTTCGCCGCACGCACGCAATTCGTCGAGGCCGGCGTCGACGCGCTGCCCGATGAGCCGGCCTTCGACGGCGCGACGCTGATCGGCGTGCTGCATCACGTCCCCGGCGACGCGGCGAAGGCCGCGCTGCTGGACGCGATCGCGCGCCGCGTGAAGCCCGGCGCACCGCTCGTGATCGCGGGCAACTATCGCCGCTACGCGGACCACCCTCGCCTGCTCGACGCATGGCAGCAGCGCTGGCGGATGAAGGGCGCGACGCCCGACGCCGTGCGTGCGCAGCTTGCGAAAATCCTGCAGGGCGCCGATCCGCCGGCTGCGGAGGAAACCGTGTTCGCATTGCTGCACGATGCGGGCTTCGATGCGCCGCTGCGCTTTTTCTCGAGCCTTTTCTGGGGAGCGTGGATCGCGGCGCGGCGCGGCGCGTGA